A single region of the Marmota flaviventris isolate mMarFla1 chromosome 10, mMarFla1.hap1, whole genome shotgun sequence genome encodes:
- the LOC139707352 gene encoding PRAME family member 5-like, with translation MSIQSPPTLLELAGHSLLSNKSRAILDLEDLPIELFPPLFVEAFSRGHTEVLKKMVQAWPFTCLPLGALMRKPQLEMLRVALDGLDMLLAQQDHPRRWKLQVLDLRRAPRNFWRTWSGAVVDACSPEDIKNNRTLKLGPAMAAKLPLKIFIDLYLTEGPMDEFLTLLFLWVTQRRDRLHLCCSRLKIFGEPTSHTRKVLRLLQLDSVQKVEVHCTWAPSTLAACAPFLGQMRNLRKLLVSQVRLPAHTSPEEQERLLAQLTSQFRRMDCLRKFCVDAVLLLEGHLEQVLRHLKTPLETLSITNCPLSDSDWNYLSRCPNTSQLRHLDLRGIKLTNFSLEPLQILLETVAATLKSLDLEACEIADSQLQAILSALSRCSKLRALCFFQNRISMSVLRDLLCHTATLSKLCIELYPAPMESYDAQGAIHPGRCSQLCAELTAILKDFRQPKVLIFYTVPCPQCGHMFFYNQGLNHCFCPTAA, from the exons ATGAGCATCCAGTCCCCACCCACGCTGCTGGAGCTggcagggcacagcctgctgAGCAACAAGTCCAGGGCCATCCTGGATCTGGAGGACCTGCCCATAGAGCTCTTCCCACCACTCTTTGTGGAGGCCTTCAGCAGGGGACACACTGAGGTCCTGAAGAAAATGGTGCAGGCCTGGCCCTTCACCTGCCTGCCCCTGGGGGCTCTGATGAGGAAGCCACAGCTGGAGATGCTCCGAGTGGCCCTGGATGGGCTGGACATGCTGCTTGCCCAGCAGGATCACCCCAG gaggtggaaactgcaggTGCTGGATTTGCGGAGGGCTCCAAGGAACTTCTGGAGGACGTGGTCTGGAGCCGTGGTGGATGCCTGCTCACCAGAGGACATTAAGAATAATCGAACATTGAAACTTGGTCCAGCAATGGCAGCTAAGCTGCCCTTGAAGATATTCATAGATTTGTACCTCACAGAAGGGCCCATGGATGAATTCCTGACTCTCTTGTTCCTGTGGGTCACACAGAGAAGGGACAGGCTGCACCTGTGTTGCAGTAGGCTGAAGATATTTGGGGAACCCACCAGTCACACCAGGAAGGTCCTGAGACTGTTGCAGCTGGACTCTGTCCAGAAGGTGGAAGTGCACTGCACCTGGGCGCCCTCCACCTTGGCTGCTTGTGCTCCTTTCTTGggccagatgaggaacctgaggaagCTGCTTGTCTCCCAGGTCCGCCTGCCTGCCCACACCTCCCCAGAGGAGCAGGAGCGGCTGCTCGCCCAGCTCACCTCACAGTTCCGCAGGATGGACTGCCTGAGGAAGTTCTGTGTGGATGCTGTCCTCCTCCTTGAGGGCCACCTGGAGCAGGTGCTGAG GCACCTGAAGACCCCCCTGGAGACCCTCTCAATAACCAACTGCCCGCTCTCAGATTCTGACTGGAATTATCTCTCACGATGCCCAAACACCAGCCAGCTCAGACACCTGGATCTAAGGGGCATCAAACTGACCAATTTTAGTCTGGAGCCCCTCCAAATTCTTCTGGAGACTGTTGCAGCCACCCTGAAGAGCCTGGACTTGGAAGCCTGTGAGATCGCGGACTCCCAGCTCCAAGCCATCCTGTCTGCCCTGAGCCGCTGCTCCAagctcagggccttgtgcttttTCCAGAATCGCATCTCCATGTCGGTCCTCAGGGACCTGCTGTGTCACACTGCCACGCTGAGCAAGTTGTGCATAGAGCTATACCCTGCCCCTATGGAAAGCTATGATGCCCAGGGTGCCATCCACCCAGGGAGATGTTCCCAACTCTGTGCTGAGCTCACAGCAATTTTGAAGGATTTTAGGCAGCCAAAGGTCCTTATTTTCTATACTGTGCCCTGTCCTCAATGTGGCCACATGTTCTTCTACAACCAGGGCCTCAATCACTGTTTCTGTCCAACAGCTGCCTAG